In Apus apus isolate bApuApu2 chromosome 27, bApuApu2.pri.cur, whole genome shotgun sequence, the following proteins share a genomic window:
- the LOC127394908 gene encoding methanethiol oxidase-like has translation MATCDMEEQSGVTGQPTLRWQLLPSISPNPDREELAAIWITAPREEVAYVTCTYRETGIDQPDFLATIDLNPCSSCYGQVIHRLPMPNLKDELHASGWSTGCTCPDTASRKWDKLVLPCLVSSRIYVVDVGSQCRTPRLCKMIEPVDVFWKCNKGYLNVPRSLPNGDILIANMGDPAGNGKGGFVVLDGKTFELKGNWENGCEVPPTGYDFWYQPRHNVLMSTGGVVPKIAFRGFCPEDFKKGVFGRRLNVWNLSCHSLSQCFDLGEDSLPISVKFLHNPEAAEGYVACALSGVVYRFCKCEGDNWAVEEVIRIPAKDVDGWIMHKMPAFIADLVISRDDKYLYLSNWFHGDIRQYELSKNCKPQLVGRVFVGGSIPRCGPVTVCRDEELKCQPEPLVVKCKRVGGGPCKLQLSLDGKRLYVTNSFYSTWDKELYPEMVREGSVMLQIDVDTNKGGLSVNKNFLVDFGKEPNGPCLAHEIHFPSGDCTTEILP, from the exons CTCCCAGAGAGGAGGTTGCCTACGTGACCTGCACCTACAGGGAAACGGGCATCGACCAGCCTGACTTCCTGGCCACCATCGACCTCAACCCCTGCTCCTCGTGCTATGGCCAG GTGATCCACCGCCTGCCCATGCCCAACCTCAAGGACGAGCTGCATGCCTCGGGCTGGAGCACTGGCTGCACCTGCCCTGACACTGCCTCCAGGAAATGGGACAAGCTGGTTCTTCCCTGTTTGGTTTCTTCCCGCATTTACGTGGTGGATGTGGGCTCTCAGTGCCGGACTCCCCGGCTGTGCAAG ATGATTGAGCCCGTGGATGTCTTCTGGAAGTGCAACAAGGGGTACCTGAACGTCCCCCGCAGCCTGCCCAACGGGGACATCCTGATTGCCAACATGGGGGATCCCGCGGGCAACGGAAAAG GGGGATTTGTGGTGCTGGATGGAAAGACCTTTGAGCTGAAGGGGAACTGGGAGAACGGGTGTGAGGTCCCTCCCACGGGCTACGACTTCTGGTACCAGCCACGCCACAACGTTCTGATGAGCACTGGGGGAGTGGTCCCCAAAATTGCCTTCCGTGGATTTTGCCCCGAGGACTTCAAGAAAG ggGTCTTTGGGCGCCGCCTGAACGTCTGGAACTTGTCCTGCCACAGCCTCAGCCAGTGCTTCGACCTGGGCGAGGACTCTCTTCCCATCAGTGTGAAGTTCCTCCACAACCCCGAGGCGGCCGAGGGATACGTCGCCTGCGCCCTGAGCGGCGTCGTCTACCGCTTCTGCAAGTGTGAG ggagacaACTGGGCAGTGGAAGAGGTGATCCGGATACCGGCCAAGGACGTGGATGGATGGATCATGCACAAGATGCCAG CCTTCATCGCCGACCTGGTGATCTCGCGGGACGACAAGTACCTGTATCTCAGCAACTGGTTCCACGGGGACATCCGGCAGTACGAGCTCTCCAAGAACTGCAAGCCCCAGCTGGTGGGACGG gtgTTTGTGGGAGGCAGCATCCCCAGGTGTGGCCCCGTGACCGTGTGCCGGGACGAGGAGCTGAAGTGCCAGCCGGAGCCCTTGGTGGTCAAG TGCAAGCGGGTGGGCGGCGGGCCCTGCAaactgcagctcagcctggatGGCAAGAGGCTGTACGTCACCAACTCCTTCTACAGCACCTGGGACAAGGAGCTGTACCCTGAGATGGTCAG GGAGGGCTCTGTCATGCTGCAGATCGACGTGGACACGAACAAGGGCGGCCTGAGCGTCAACAAGAACTTCCTGGTGGACTTTGGAAAGGAACCCAACGGGCCTTGCCTGGCCCATGAGATCCACTTCCCCTCTGGAGACTGCACCACCGAGATCCTGCCCTAG
- the LOC127394953 gene encoding methanethiol oxidase-like isoform X3 codes for MKGPREEIVYLPCIYRNTGIDRPDYLATVDVDPKSPHYCQVIHRLPMPNLRDELHHSGWNSCSSCFGDTTKSRNRLILPSLISSRVYVVDVGTDSRAPRIHKIVEPVELFWKGNVANPHTSHCLSTGDILISCLGDPSGNGKGSFILLDGETFEVKGNWEKGGKVPSLGYDFWYQPRHNVLMSTEWGAPKVLADGFNPADVERGHYGRCINVWDWSTHTLLQSIDLGKGSIPLEIRFLHDPDAAQGFVGCALSGAVHRFYKTQKGDWAAEKVIQVPSKKVQGWLLPEMPGLITDILISLDDRFLYFSNWLHGDVRQYDISSTRQPKLVGQVFLGGSITTGGPVTVVEDQELQCQPEPFVIKGKRVQGGPQMLQLSLDGKRLYVTTSLYSGWDKQFYPELLKEGSVMLQIDVDTERGGLKVNQNFLVDFGKEPDGPVLAHEIRYPGGDCTSDIWM; via the exons ATGAAAG GTCCCCGGGAGGAGATTGTGTACTTGCCTTGTATCTACAGGAACACGGGCATCGACAGGCCTGACTACCTGGCCACTGTGGATGTTGATCCCAAGTCTCCACACTACTGCCAG GTGATCCACCGCCTGCCCATGCCCAACCTGAGGGACGAGCTCCACCACTCGGGGTggaacagctgcagcagctgctttggagACACCACCAAGAGCAGGAACCGCCTGATTCTCCCAAGCCTGATCTCCTCTCGGGTCTACGTGGTGGATGTAGGAACAGACTCGAGAGCTCCTAGAATCCATAAG ATTGTTGAGCCTGTGGAGTTATTCTGGAAGGGGAACGTGGCCAACCCTCACACCTCACACTGCCTGAGCACTGGTGACATCTTGATCAGCTGTCTGGGAGATCCTTCTGGCAATGGAAAAG GTAGCTTTATCTTGCTGGATGGAGAGACCTTTGAAGTGAAAGGAAATTGGGAGAAGGGGGGAAAGGTGCCCTCCCTGGGTTATGATTTCTGGTACCAGCCACGACACAATGTCCTGATGAGCACAGAATGGGGAGCCCCCAAAGTCCTGGCAGATGGATTCAACCCGGCTGATGTGGAGAGAG GGCATTACGGCCGCTGCATTAACGTGTGGGACTGGAGCACCCACACCCTCCTGCAGTCCATCGACCTGGGGAAGGGCTCCATCCCCCTGGAGATCCGGTTCCTCCACGACCCAGAtgctgctcagggctttgtTGGGTGTGCCCTGAGCGGGGCCGTGCACCGGTTCTACAAGACCCAG AAAGGAGACTGGGCAGCAGAGAAGGTGATCCAAGTACCCAGCAAGAAGGTGCAAGGGTGGCTTCTCCCTGAGATGCCTG GGCTCATCACTGACATCCTGATCTCGCTGGACGACAGGTTCCTGTACTTCAGCAACTGGCTGCACGGGGACGTCCGGCAGTACGACATCTCCAGCACCCGCCAGCCCAAGCTGGTGGGACAG GTGTTCCTGGGAGGCAGCATCACCACAGGGGGGCCTGTCACCGTGGTGGAAGACCAGGAACTGCAGTGTCAGCCCGAGCCATTTGTGATCAAA GGGAAGAGGGTGCAGGGTGGACCTCAGATGCTTCAGCTCAGCTTGGATGGGAAGAGGTTGTACGTCACCACGTCGCTCTACAGCGGGTGGGACAAGCAGTTCTACCCAGAGCTTCTCAA GGAAGGCTCTGTCATGCTGCAGATTGATGTGGACACTGAGAGAGGTGGATTGAAAGTGAATCAAAACTTCCTAGTGGATTTTGGGAAGGAGCCTGATGGGCCTGTCCTGGCTCATGAGATTCGTTACCCTGGTGGAGACTGTACCTCTGATATCTGGATGTGA
- the LOC127394953 gene encoding methanethiol oxidase-like isoform X1 has product MAKCGARGPGYATPLDAMKGPREEIVYLPCIYRNTGIDRPDYLATVDVDPKSPHYCQVIHRLPMPNLRDELHHSGWNSCSSCFGDTTKSRNRLILPSLISSRVYVVDVGTDSRAPRIHKIVEPVELFWKGNVANPHTSHCLSTGDILISCLGDPSGNGKGSFILLDGETFEVKGNWEKGGKVPSLGYDFWYQPRHNVLMSTEWGAPKVLADGFNPADVERGHYGRCINVWDWSTHTLLQSIDLGKGSIPLEIRFLHDPDAAQGFVGCALSGAVHRFYKTQKGDWAAEKVIQVPSKKVQGWLLPEMPGLITDILISLDDRFLYFSNWLHGDVRQYDISSTRQPKLVGQVFLGGSITTGGPVTVVEDQELQCQPEPFVIKGKRVQGGPQMLQLSLDGKRLYVTTSLYSGWDKQFYPELLKEGSVMLQIDVDTERGGLKVNQNFLVDFGKEPDGPVLAHEIRYPGGDCTSDIWM; this is encoded by the exons ATGG CAAAATGTGGAGCACGTGGCCCAGGATATGCAACTCCTCTGGATGCCATGAAAG GTCCCCGGGAGGAGATTGTGTACTTGCCTTGTATCTACAGGAACACGGGCATCGACAGGCCTGACTACCTGGCCACTGTGGATGTTGATCCCAAGTCTCCACACTACTGCCAG GTGATCCACCGCCTGCCCATGCCCAACCTGAGGGACGAGCTCCACCACTCGGGGTggaacagctgcagcagctgctttggagACACCACCAAGAGCAGGAACCGCCTGATTCTCCCAAGCCTGATCTCCTCTCGGGTCTACGTGGTGGATGTAGGAACAGACTCGAGAGCTCCTAGAATCCATAAG ATTGTTGAGCCTGTGGAGTTATTCTGGAAGGGGAACGTGGCCAACCCTCACACCTCACACTGCCTGAGCACTGGTGACATCTTGATCAGCTGTCTGGGAGATCCTTCTGGCAATGGAAAAG GTAGCTTTATCTTGCTGGATGGAGAGACCTTTGAAGTGAAAGGAAATTGGGAGAAGGGGGGAAAGGTGCCCTCCCTGGGTTATGATTTCTGGTACCAGCCACGACACAATGTCCTGATGAGCACAGAATGGGGAGCCCCCAAAGTCCTGGCAGATGGATTCAACCCGGCTGATGTGGAGAGAG GGCATTACGGCCGCTGCATTAACGTGTGGGACTGGAGCACCCACACCCTCCTGCAGTCCATCGACCTGGGGAAGGGCTCCATCCCCCTGGAGATCCGGTTCCTCCACGACCCAGAtgctgctcagggctttgtTGGGTGTGCCCTGAGCGGGGCCGTGCACCGGTTCTACAAGACCCAG AAAGGAGACTGGGCAGCAGAGAAGGTGATCCAAGTACCCAGCAAGAAGGTGCAAGGGTGGCTTCTCCCTGAGATGCCTG GGCTCATCACTGACATCCTGATCTCGCTGGACGACAGGTTCCTGTACTTCAGCAACTGGCTGCACGGGGACGTCCGGCAGTACGACATCTCCAGCACCCGCCAGCCCAAGCTGGTGGGACAG GTGTTCCTGGGAGGCAGCATCACCACAGGGGGGCCTGTCACCGTGGTGGAAGACCAGGAACTGCAGTGTCAGCCCGAGCCATTTGTGATCAAA GGGAAGAGGGTGCAGGGTGGACCTCAGATGCTTCAGCTCAGCTTGGATGGGAAGAGGTTGTACGTCACCACGTCGCTCTACAGCGGGTGGGACAAGCAGTTCTACCCAGAGCTTCTCAA GGAAGGCTCTGTCATGCTGCAGATTGATGTGGACACTGAGAGAGGTGGATTGAAAGTGAATCAAAACTTCCTAGTGGATTTTGGGAAGGAGCCTGATGGGCCTGTCCTGGCTCATGAGATTCGTTACCCTGGTGGAGACTGTACCTCTGATATCTGGATGTGA
- the LOC127394953 gene encoding methanethiol oxidase-like isoform X2: protein MWSTWPRICNSSGCHERNTGIDRPDYLATVDVDPKSPHYCQVIHRLPMPNLRDELHHSGWNSCSSCFGDTTKSRNRLILPSLISSRVYVVDVGTDSRAPRIHKIVEPVELFWKGNVANPHTSHCLSTGDILISCLGDPSGNGKGSFILLDGETFEVKGNWEKGGKVPSLGYDFWYQPRHNVLMSTEWGAPKVLADGFNPADVERGHYGRCINVWDWSTHTLLQSIDLGKGSIPLEIRFLHDPDAAQGFVGCALSGAVHRFYKTQKGDWAAEKVIQVPSKKVQGWLLPEMPGLITDILISLDDRFLYFSNWLHGDVRQYDISSTRQPKLVGQVFLGGSITTGGPVTVVEDQELQCQPEPFVIKGKRVQGGPQMLQLSLDGKRLYVTTSLYSGWDKQFYPELLKEGSVMLQIDVDTERGGLKVNQNFLVDFGKEPDGPVLAHEIRYPGGDCTSDIWM, encoded by the exons ATGTGGAGCACGTGGCCCAGGATATGCAACTCCTCTGGATGCCATGAAAG GAACACGGGCATCGACAGGCCTGACTACCTGGCCACTGTGGATGTTGATCCCAAGTCTCCACACTACTGCCAG GTGATCCACCGCCTGCCCATGCCCAACCTGAGGGACGAGCTCCACCACTCGGGGTggaacagctgcagcagctgctttggagACACCACCAAGAGCAGGAACCGCCTGATTCTCCCAAGCCTGATCTCCTCTCGGGTCTACGTGGTGGATGTAGGAACAGACTCGAGAGCTCCTAGAATCCATAAG ATTGTTGAGCCTGTGGAGTTATTCTGGAAGGGGAACGTGGCCAACCCTCACACCTCACACTGCCTGAGCACTGGTGACATCTTGATCAGCTGTCTGGGAGATCCTTCTGGCAATGGAAAAG GTAGCTTTATCTTGCTGGATGGAGAGACCTTTGAAGTGAAAGGAAATTGGGAGAAGGGGGGAAAGGTGCCCTCCCTGGGTTATGATTTCTGGTACCAGCCACGACACAATGTCCTGATGAGCACAGAATGGGGAGCCCCCAAAGTCCTGGCAGATGGATTCAACCCGGCTGATGTGGAGAGAG GGCATTACGGCCGCTGCATTAACGTGTGGGACTGGAGCACCCACACCCTCCTGCAGTCCATCGACCTGGGGAAGGGCTCCATCCCCCTGGAGATCCGGTTCCTCCACGACCCAGAtgctgctcagggctttgtTGGGTGTGCCCTGAGCGGGGCCGTGCACCGGTTCTACAAGACCCAG AAAGGAGACTGGGCAGCAGAGAAGGTGATCCAAGTACCCAGCAAGAAGGTGCAAGGGTGGCTTCTCCCTGAGATGCCTG GGCTCATCACTGACATCCTGATCTCGCTGGACGACAGGTTCCTGTACTTCAGCAACTGGCTGCACGGGGACGTCCGGCAGTACGACATCTCCAGCACCCGCCAGCCCAAGCTGGTGGGACAG GTGTTCCTGGGAGGCAGCATCACCACAGGGGGGCCTGTCACCGTGGTGGAAGACCAGGAACTGCAGTGTCAGCCCGAGCCATTTGTGATCAAA GGGAAGAGGGTGCAGGGTGGACCTCAGATGCTTCAGCTCAGCTTGGATGGGAAGAGGTTGTACGTCACCACGTCGCTCTACAGCGGGTGGGACAAGCAGTTCTACCCAGAGCTTCTCAA GGAAGGCTCTGTCATGCTGCAGATTGATGTGGACACTGAGAGAGGTGGATTGAAAGTGAATCAAAACTTCCTAGTGGATTTTGGGAAGGAGCCTGATGGGCCTGTCCTGGCTCATGAGATTCGTTACCCTGGTGGAGACTGTACCTCTGATATCTGGATGTGA